A single window of Sphingobacterium sp. ML3W DNA harbors:
- a CDS encoding DUF4292 domain-containing protein, whose protein sequence is MWNRSVAIILLLVICASCSTRKKTLKKENNIGQVEVLEKTDSKHAIVEKFLLSNLKFTTFSGKAKSKVTLGKSSYDVTANIRIEKDKRIWISITALLGIEIGRVLITPDSIQILNKFQGEYIAKPFSYLYQYASNDLTFANVQDLFLANFSSNLLSTTNFVLDQVSLPIQLSGKKNELSYLYLVNQQNRLDSFRLEQTSKGQKLEASYADYANHAGMLFPMGLELLILGGDMRIMANFNYSRVSFNEAVDMPFAISNKYKVIK, encoded by the coding sequence ATGTGGAATAGATCTGTCGCTATTATTTTATTGCTCGTGATATGTGCATCCTGTAGTACGAGGAAAAAAACACTAAAAAAAGAAAATAATATAGGACAGGTTGAGGTGCTGGAGAAAACTGATTCAAAGCATGCAATTGTTGAAAAATTTTTGTTGTCAAATCTTAAGTTTACAACTTTCTCTGGAAAAGCTAAGAGCAAAGTAACTTTAGGTAAGTCTTCGTATGATGTGACGGCTAATATTAGAATTGAGAAAGATAAGCGAATTTGGATATCTATTACAGCTTTATTGGGTATTGAAATCGGTCGAGTTTTGATTACACCAGATAGTATTCAGATCCTGAATAAATTTCAGGGTGAATACATTGCTAAGCCATTCAGTTATTTGTACCAATATGCTAGTAACGATTTGACTTTTGCTAATGTTCAAGATTTGTTTTTGGCCAATTTTTCAAGCAATTTATTAAGTACGACCAACTTTGTACTTGATCAAGTAAGTTTGCCAATTCAGTTAAGTGGTAAGAAGAATGAGCTATCTTATCTATACTTGGTCAATCAACAAAATAGGTTGGATTCATTTCGTTTGGAACAAACGAGTAAAGGACAAAAATTGGAAGCTAGTTATGCTGATTATGCTAATCATGCAGGTATGTTGTTTCCAATGGGGCTTGAGTTATTAATTTTGGGAGGTGATATGCGTATTATGGCGAATTTTAATTACAGTAGGGTTTCGTTTAATGAAGCGGTTGATATGCCATTTGCCATATCTAACAAATACAAAGTAATTAAGTAA
- a CDS encoding tetratricopeptide repeat protein produces MFKKYLKYALLVTMLTAAGQSVSAQSSIQEKPYSSQLKNIEVFLRSGDFKQALDSLDAITLAYPKADDVYFAKAVLFGQMRNVDRALEEVNKAIAIDSKNEYLSFNIDINKGKGDLTSAIQSLDILMQKDQVNKAALTREKIMLLFNSEKKDEALALYQDTRKASTPTDTLDIIGATLLLAKDDFLSVITLLEPWVVQKSPLAQVYSQLAQAYRGNKEPKKSIGILNTGILNTKDDYLFLDLADEYRLSGKSKLSFEYLKQAFLSKNIDFGEKNRIILTLLTPNSGFSLIQTQELANALVDVHPRVAESHVAKGQVNWMRNDLVGAQSSFSIAVGINPYQIDAWRMLISVDLALEQYDQAIQHGGEALHNIPNNPVLLYFSSIAYTLKGNYELARNLMEAALNNGQNENEIFQSNIYSGLGDIYHKLDMQSASDVAYREAINLDSTNVGAMNNLAYYLSLRNQDLEDAAKFALTANELRPNDATLEDTYAWVLFKQEKYADALLWIEKAMKNSDSVSAVLLEHYGDILIKNKKTAEAMKQWKLALDRGGDSETNIEKLKEKINKKAYVE; encoded by the coding sequence ATGTTTAAGAAATATTTAAAATACGCTTTATTAGTTACAATGTTAACTGCTGCTGGACAGTCAGTCTCTGCGCAAAGCAGCATACAAGAAAAGCCTTATTCCTCACAATTGAAAAATATTGAAGTTTTTCTAAGGAGTGGCGATTTTAAGCAAGCTTTAGATTCTTTAGACGCGATTACATTAGCTTACCCTAAGGCCGATGATGTCTATTTCGCAAAAGCTGTTTTGTTTGGGCAAATGCGGAACGTTGATCGCGCTTTGGAAGAAGTGAATAAGGCTATAGCAATCGATTCTAAAAATGAATATCTAAGTTTCAATATTGATATCAATAAAGGGAAAGGTGATCTTACTAGTGCGATTCAGTCGTTGGATATTTTAATGCAAAAGGATCAAGTGAATAAAGCAGCTCTGACACGGGAAAAGATTATGCTATTGTTCAATAGCGAGAAGAAGGATGAAGCGCTGGCATTATATCAGGATACTCGAAAAGCATCGACACCTACTGATACTTTAGATATTATTGGTGCGACCCTGCTACTAGCTAAGGATGACTTTTTATCTGTCATTACGCTGCTCGAGCCTTGGGTGGTCCAAAAGTCTCCATTAGCACAAGTATATAGCCAATTGGCGCAAGCATACCGCGGTAATAAAGAACCTAAAAAATCGATAGGTATATTGAATACAGGGATTCTAAATACTAAGGATGATTATCTTTTTTTAGATCTAGCCGATGAGTATCGTTTATCGGGGAAAAGTAAGCTCTCTTTTGAATATCTTAAACAAGCGTTTTTATCAAAGAATATTGATTTTGGAGAAAAGAATAGAATTATTCTAACCTTATTGACACCCAATAGTGGCTTTTCATTGATTCAGACCCAGGAACTAGCGAATGCATTGGTAGATGTTCATCCTCGCGTTGCTGAAAGTCATGTTGCTAAAGGACAGGTGAATTGGATGCGCAATGATTTGGTTGGTGCGCAGTCTTCATTTTCTATTGCAGTAGGTATTAATCCTTATCAAATTGATGCTTGGCGTATGTTAATTAGTGTTGATCTAGCTTTGGAACAATATGATCAAGCAATACAACATGGTGGCGAAGCCTTGCACAATATACCTAATAATCCTGTTCTGTTATATTTCAGCTCAATTGCATATACTTTAAAGGGAAATTACGAACTAGCACGTAACTTGATGGAAGCAGCATTAAATAATGGGCAGAATGAGAATGAAATTTTTCAATCTAATATTTACAGTGGTTTAGGGGATATTTATCATAAACTTGATATGCAGTCTGCTTCGGATGTGGCGTATAGAGAGGCGATTAATCTCGATAGTACAAATGTAGGTGCTATGAACAATTTAGCTTATTATTTGTCGTTAAGAAATCAGGATTTAGAAGATGCAGCCAAGTTTGCCTTGACAGCGAATGAATTAAGACCGAATGATGCAACGTTAGAGGATACATATGCTTGGGTTTTATTTAAACAAGAAAAATATGCTGATGCATTGTTATGGATTGAAAAGGCTATGAAAAATTCGGATTCTGTGTCTGCAGTGTTATTGGAGCATTATGGTGATATTTTGATTAAAAATAAAAAGACAGCAGAAGCAATGAAGCAATGGAAACTTGCGTTAGATAGAGGAGGCGATTCTGAAACCAACATAGAGAAGTTGAAGGAAAAGATAAATAAGAAAGCTTATGTGGAATAG
- the rplM gene encoding 50S ribosomal protein L13, translated as MNTLSYKTVSANKNTVNKEWIVVDAEGEILGRLASEIAKVIRGKHKPSFTPHVDCGDNVIVINAEKIRLTGNKLGDKTYVRYTGYPGGQRFITPKELLAKHPERIIEKAVRGMLPKNRLGRQLFKNLYVYAGTEHKQEAQNPKPVKF; from the coding sequence GTGAATACGTTAAGTTACAAAACTGTCTCTGCCAACAAGAACACCGTCAACAAAGAATGGATTGTTGTTGATGCTGAAGGCGAGATTTTGGGGCGCTTGGCAAGCGAAATCGCGAAAGTGATTCGTGGAAAGCACAAGCCATCGTTTACCCCTCACGTAGATTGCGGAGATAACGTTATTGTTATCAATGCAGAAAAAATTAGATTGACAGGTAATAAATTGGGCGACAAGACTTACGTTCGCTACACGGGATACCCGGGTGGTCAACGTTTCATCACTCCTAAAGAATTATTGGCTAAACACCCTGAACGCATCATTGAGAAAGCTGTTCGTGGTATGCTTCCTAAAAACCGTTTAGGTCGTCAATTGTTTAAAAACCTTTACGTTTATGCTGGAACTGAGCACAAACAAGAGGCGCAAAATCCAAAACCAGTTAAATTTTAA
- the rpsI gene encoding 30S ribosomal protein S9: MTTTNTSGRRKTAVARIYLTAGSGVLTINGKDYKEYFPTLPLQYIVTQSLEVAGQAGNFDAKINVNGGGVTGQAQAVRLAIAKALVELDPEVKPALRAKGLVTRDDRMVERKKPGRKKARKRFQFSKR; encoded by the coding sequence ATGACAACAACTAATACTTCAGGAAGAAGAAAAACTGCTGTTGCCCGCATTTACTTAACTGCTGGTAGCGGAGTCCTTACTATTAATGGTAAAGACTACAAAGAATATTTCCCAACATTGCCTTTGCAATACATTGTTACTCAATCTTTAGAAGTAGCAGGTCAAGCAGGGAATTTTGATGCGAAAATAAACGTTAATGGAGGTGGAGTTACTGGTCAAGCGCAAGCTGTCCGTTTAGCTATTGCGAAAGCATTGGTTGAATTAGACCCAGAAGTTAAGCCAGCTTTACGTGCTAAAGGTTTAGTAACACGTGATGACCGTATGGTTGAGCGTAAAAAACCAGGACGCAAGAAAGCTCGTAAGAGATTCCAATTCAGTAAACGTTAA
- the rpsB gene encoding 30S ribosomal protein S2, protein MARTTYQDLLDAGVHFGHLTRKWDPKMSKYIFMERNGIHIIDLNKTLTKLEEASSAIKQIVKSGRKVLFVATKKQAKEIIAQQAKAVNMPFVTERWLGGMLTNFTTVRKSIKKMSTIDKMQKDGTYDVLSKKEKLMIQRERIKLESLLGGIADLNRLPAALFIIDVKKEHIAVTEAIKLSIPTFAMVDTNSDPSNIDFPIPANDDASKSISLIASIIGQAIQEGLDERKRDKEDEAEKEAAAAKAKVDTTEASEAKRPRKAKDGE, encoded by the coding sequence ATGGCAAGAACAACTTATCAAGATTTATTGGATGCAGGTGTGCACTTTGGTCACCTTACTCGTAAATGGGATCCGAAAATGTCTAAATACATTTTCATGGAGCGCAACGGGATCCATATTATCGATTTGAACAAAACTCTTACGAAATTAGAAGAAGCTTCATCAGCTATCAAACAAATCGTAAAATCAGGTCGTAAAGTTTTATTCGTAGCAACGAAAAAACAAGCAAAAGAAATCATAGCTCAACAAGCGAAAGCAGTTAACATGCCTTTCGTTACTGAGAGATGGTTAGGTGGTATGCTTACAAACTTCACAACAGTGCGTAAGTCCATCAAAAAAATGTCTACAATTGACAAAATGCAAAAAGATGGTACATACGATGTATTATCTAAAAAAGAGAAGTTGATGATTCAACGTGAGCGTATCAAATTAGAATCACTTTTGGGTGGTATCGCTGATTTGAACCGCTTACCGGCTGCTTTATTCATCATCGATGTGAAAAAAGAACACATCGCTGTTACTGAAGCAATCAAATTGAGCATCCCTACTTTTGCAATGGTTGATACAAACTCTGACCCTTCAAACATTGATTTCCCAATCCCTGCAAATGATGACGCTAGTAAATCTATTAGCTTAATCGCAAGCATCATTGGTCAAGCAATCCAAGAAGGTTTGGACGAACGTAAACGTGATAAAGAAGACGAAGCAGAAAAAGAAGCAGCTGCAGCTAAGGCTAAAGTTGATACTACTGAAGCTTCAGAAGCTAAACGTCCTCGTAAAGCGAAAGACGGAGAATAA
- the tsf gene encoding translation elongation factor Ts — protein sequence MSVQISASDVNKLRQQTGAGMMDCKKALVEANGDFEAAVDYLRKKGAKVAASRQDRDSNEGVIIAKAAADGKSGIVVEVNCETDFVAKNADFVAFAESIAEVALANKPASLEDLKALEIGGTKIADLLIEQTGKIGEKIDVSKYETISAEKVVAYIHANYRLAVLVGLSADIAGIEEAGKDVAMQIAAMNPIAIDKDGVDSNTIEREIAIAKEQIMAEGKPAEMAEKIAAGKLNKFFKETTLLNQEFVKDNSKSIAQFLDSVSKGLTVTAFKRVQLGA from the coding sequence ATGTCAGTACAAATTTCTGCATCAGATGTAAACAAGTTGCGTCAACAAACAGGCGCAGGTATGATGGATTGTAAAAAAGCGTTAGTAGAAGCAAACGGTGATTTCGAAGCTGCTGTAGATTACTTACGTAAAAAAGGAGCTAAAGTTGCTGCTAGCCGTCAAGACCGTGATTCTAACGAAGGTGTTATCATTGCTAAAGCTGCTGCTGATGGTAAATCAGGTATCGTAGTTGAAGTAAACTGTGAGACAGATTTCGTAGCTAAAAATGCTGATTTCGTAGCTTTTGCTGAGTCAATTGCTGAAGTTGCTTTGGCTAACAAACCTGCTTCTTTAGAAGACTTAAAAGCTTTAGAAATTGGTGGTACTAAAATTGCTGATTTATTAATCGAACAAACTGGTAAAATCGGTGAGAAAATTGATGTTTCTAAATACGAAACTATTTCTGCTGAGAAAGTTGTTGCTTATATCCATGCGAACTACCGTTTAGCGGTATTAGTAGGTTTATCTGCTGACATTGCTGGTATAGAAGAAGCGGGTAAAGATGTTGCTATGCAAATTGCAGCTATGAACCCTATCGCTATCGATAAAGATGGTGTTGATTCTAATACAATCGAGCGTGAAATCGCTATCGCTAAAGAGCAAATCATGGCAGAAGGTAAACCAGCTGAAATGGCTGAGAAAATCGCTGCTGGTAAATTGAATAAATTCTTCAAAGAAACTACTTTGTTGAACCAAGAATTCGTAAAAGATAATTCTAAATCTATCGCTCAATTCTTAGATTCAGTTTCAAAAGGTTTAACTGTTACTGCATTCAAACGTGTACAATTAGGTGCATAA
- a CDS encoding SDR family oxidoreductase, whose amino-acid sequence MSTTQGMLRDDALKGKNILITGGGTGLGKAMTRYFLQLGAQCIITSRKDDVIQQTAKELSIEASGKCIAAACDVRDYEQVEKVINYGIQELGSIDILVNNAAGNFISPTERLSHRAFESVLGIVLQGTINCTLALGKIWIANKDQDKAILNIVTTYASTGSGYVVPSACAKSGVIAMTRSLAVEWGRKGIRINAIAPGPFHTTGAFDRLFPSNLSDTLNPINRIPLGRTGSLQELANLAAYLVSDYSGYINGDVITIDGGEWLKGAGEFNGLDAVTDEQWDVVEKLTRGAKST is encoded by the coding sequence ATGAGTACAACACAAGGTATGCTTCGTGATGATGCACTAAAAGGAAAAAACATATTGATTACAGGTGGTGGTACAGGCCTTGGTAAAGCCATGACGCGATACTTTTTACAATTAGGTGCCCAGTGTATCATCACAAGTCGAAAAGACGATGTAATCCAGCAAACCGCCAAGGAACTTAGTATCGAAGCATCAGGTAAATGCATAGCGGCTGCTTGTGATGTACGTGACTATGAACAAGTAGAAAAAGTTATTAACTATGGCATCCAAGAGTTAGGTTCTATCGATATATTAGTCAATAATGCTGCTGGCAACTTTATCTCTCCCACTGAAAGATTGAGTCATCGCGCATTTGAATCTGTTTTAGGAATTGTTTTACAAGGTACCATAAACTGTACCTTAGCACTTGGTAAAATTTGGATTGCTAACAAAGATCAAGATAAAGCCATACTCAATATCGTAACCACCTATGCAAGTACCGGTTCAGGTTACGTTGTTCCTTCGGCATGTGCCAAATCGGGTGTAATCGCTATGACCAGATCATTGGCTGTAGAATGGGGTCGTAAAGGTATCCGTATCAATGCAATTGCACCGGGACCTTTTCATACAACAGGTGCCTTTGACCGTCTCTTTCCAAGCAACCTCAGTGATACCCTCAATCCTATCAATAGAATTCCGCTCGGAAGAACCGGAAGCCTACAAGAGCTAGCCAATTTAGCCGCTTATCTCGTGTCTGATTATTCCGGATACATCAATGGTGATGTCATTACAATCGATGGTGGTGAGTGGTTAAAAGGTGCTGGTGAATTCAATGGACTAGATGCTGTGACAGATGAGCAATGGGATGTCGTAGAAAAATTAACGCGCGGAGCAAAAAGCACCTAA
- a CDS encoding serine hydrolase translates to MKKTVFIAFLFFSISSLFAQHIKESTMDSLVQKSLSTFNVPGIAVGIVKDNQVIFAKGYGIADLNKTNKVYATTNFGIASNSKAFTTSALAMLVDQGKLNWDDRVQKYIPEFKMYNDYVSENFTIRDLLTHRSGLGLGAGDLMIWPDGHDFTPKDIIHNIQYLKPTSPFRTKYDYDNLLYIIAGEVLEKVSGQSWQNFVQDQIFTPLGMNRSAPNWKLLRDKEDVISPHVPIAGKNQVSSRYTNTILDAAGGIYSNVNDLNKWMIFHLNNGDNNGKQLISEKQLKELTTAQTIMPVQTVAPYYSLFRSYGLGFRLTDIAGKLEVSHTGGLEGIVTQIIMLPQLKLGIVVLTNQQEGAAFNAISNSIKDFYLGIPDQHWITTYEKSNALTVEHADQITQKTWQIVEDNKKTKHQHDQDIQGRYMDNWLGEVSIRLKNGKLTFASKRSPQLTGELFYYKDNTYVVKWHNRFMYADAFIYFNILGNNKVEFTMKPISPLTDFSFDFQDLNFKKQTNNGTN, encoded by the coding sequence ATGAAAAAAACAGTCTTCATAGCCTTTCTCTTTTTTAGCATTTCATCTTTATTTGCCCAGCATATAAAAGAAAGCACCATGGACTCTTTGGTCCAAAAATCATTGTCTACTTTTAATGTACCAGGAATTGCTGTTGGTATTGTAAAAGATAATCAGGTAATTTTCGCTAAAGGCTATGGCATTGCCGATTTAAATAAAACGAACAAAGTTTATGCCACCACTAATTTTGGCATTGCTTCCAACTCTAAAGCTTTTACAACAAGTGCACTCGCCATGTTAGTAGACCAGGGGAAACTAAATTGGGATGATCGTGTTCAAAAATATATACCAGAATTCAAGATGTATAATGATTATGTAAGTGAAAATTTCACAATTCGTGATCTATTGACACACAGAAGTGGCTTGGGCTTAGGTGCTGGAGATTTGATGATATGGCCAGATGGCCATGATTTCACCCCTAAAGATATTATTCATAACATACAATACTTAAAACCTACCTCGCCCTTTCGTACAAAATATGACTACGACAATCTACTGTATATCATTGCTGGAGAAGTTTTAGAAAAAGTATCAGGTCAAAGTTGGCAGAATTTTGTTCAAGACCAAATTTTCACACCATTAGGGATGAATCGTTCTGCACCAAACTGGAAATTATTACGAGACAAAGAGGATGTAATTTCACCCCACGTTCCTATAGCTGGAAAGAATCAGGTCAGCAGCCGTTATACCAATACCATCTTGGATGCAGCTGGAGGAATTTATTCAAATGTCAACGATCTCAATAAGTGGATGATTTTTCACCTTAATAATGGGGATAATAATGGGAAACAATTGATTTCTGAAAAACAATTAAAAGAACTAACTACGGCACAAACCATCATGCCTGTACAAACGGTGGCCCCATACTATTCCCTATTTAGGTCTTATGGTTTAGGATTTCGTCTCACTGATATAGCTGGTAAATTGGAGGTCTCACATACAGGCGGCTTGGAGGGAATCGTAACACAAATTATCATGCTTCCGCAACTAAAGCTTGGCATAGTGGTCTTGACCAATCAACAAGAGGGGGCAGCATTCAATGCCATTAGTAACAGTATAAAAGATTTCTATCTAGGAATTCCCGACCAGCATTGGATCACTACTTATGAAAAGTCAAATGCATTAACTGTCGAACATGCAGACCAAATCACGCAAAAAACATGGCAAATCGTTGAAGATAATAAAAAAACAAAGCACCAGCATGACCAAGACATACAAGGTCGATACATGGATAATTGGCTTGGTGAGGTATCCATTCGGCTTAAAAATGGTAAATTAACTTTTGCTTCTAAACGTTCTCCACAACTTACCGGCGAGCTGTTCTATTATAAAGACAACACGTATGTTGTCAAATGGCATAATCGTTTTATGTATGCAGACGCGTTTATATATTTCAATATTCTAGGTAACAACAAGGTCGAATTTACAATGAAGCCCATTTCACCCTTAACAGATTTTAGCTTTGACTTTCAAGATTTAAACTTTAAAAAACAAACCAATAATGGAACAAATTAA
- a CDS encoding VF530 family DNA-binding protein translates to MMEQINNPLHGQRLDAILEYLVAYFGGWEGLGERINIRCFNENPSIKSSLVFLRKTPWARKKVEELYVKLYLYENK, encoded by the coding sequence ATAATGGAACAAATTAATAATCCCCTACATGGGCAAAGATTAGATGCAATATTAGAATATCTAGTCGCATATTTTGGAGGATGGGAAGGCTTAGGTGAGCGTATCAATATTCGTTGCTTCAATGAAAATCCGAGTATTAAATCATCATTAGTTTTTTTACGAAAAACACCATGGGCACGCAAAAAAGTAGAAGAACTCTATGTCAAATTGTATTTATACGAAAACAAATAG
- a CDS encoding NAD(P)-dependent oxidoreductase, whose product MDNKKIGWIGLGNMGYPMAKNLEKAGFPLSVFNRTASKSEPFTDLSEVYLSATELVKNCDIIFTMVSNDEAIRDLYQDILLIEDLTEKLFIDMSTISKELSLSLAQQLGEKEARFIDAPVAGSTAPAKEGTLIIMAGGNKQDIEEALPYLQKLGKAVKHLGPVGSGIAAKLAINYFLSIIYQGLAETVLFAEKSGISRSDMLAIINESASGSGATKVKTPQLLQEDYSPAFALDFMLKDIKLAKDEGLDSPLSKVLIDSYQKAHDAGLGKQDVIGIINYLKYL is encoded by the coding sequence ATGGATAATAAAAAAATTGGTTGGATAGGTCTAGGTAACATGGGATATCCAATGGCTAAAAATCTTGAAAAAGCAGGTTTCCCACTTTCAGTTTTCAATCGAACAGCAAGTAAATCAGAACCTTTTACAGATCTTTCAGAAGTGTACTTAAGCGCTACAGAATTAGTTAAAAACTGTGACATCATCTTTACCATGGTCTCTAATGATGAGGCAATTCGCGACCTTTATCAAGACATCCTCCTCATAGAGGACCTAACTGAAAAACTATTCATTGATATGAGTACGATATCAAAAGAATTATCATTATCCTTAGCGCAACAATTAGGAGAAAAGGAGGCCCGTTTTATTGATGCTCCAGTTGCTGGCAGTACTGCTCCAGCTAAAGAAGGGACATTGATCATTATGGCTGGTGGAAACAAGCAGGATATTGAAGAAGCTTTACCCTATTTGCAAAAGCTAGGAAAGGCAGTCAAGCATCTTGGGCCAGTAGGAAGTGGTATTGCGGCTAAACTTGCAATCAACTATTTCCTTTCTATTATTTACCAAGGCCTTGCCGAAACTGTACTATTTGCTGAAAAAAGCGGAATATCTAGATCTGACATGTTAGCTATTATAAACGAAAGTGCAAGTGGTAGCGGAGCCACCAAGGTGAAGACACCACAACTCTTACAGGAAGATTATTCTCCAGCTTTTGCATTAGACTTTATGCTAAAGGATATAAAATTAGCAAAAGATGAAGGTTTAGACTCACCATTAAGCAAAGTGTTAATTGACAGCTATCAAAAAGCGCACGATGCAGGTTTAGGAAAACAGGATGTAATCGGAATAATCAATTATTTAAAATACCTGTAG
- a CDS encoding pentapeptide repeat-containing protein, whose product MTTEYYEGEKLTSIDFKKNLFEQAEYDNCRFENCDFSASKLNNSIFTDCIFVDCNFSLAELSGTTFQQAIFRDCKLLGLQFQQCNTFGLSFMFENCNIDHASFYQLKIKKTTFKDCQMREVDFSESDLTGSSFYNCDLNQSIFDQTNLEQVDFRNAINITLSPNKNRLRKAKFSLLTLPGLLMEYDIKIES is encoded by the coding sequence ATGACTACTGAATACTACGAAGGGGAAAAGTTGACTTCCATTGATTTTAAAAAAAATCTTTTTGAACAGGCTGAATATGACAATTGTAGGTTTGAGAATTGTGACTTCTCTGCCAGTAAACTTAATAATAGCATATTCACAGATTGTATATTCGTAGATTGTAATTTTTCACTGGCTGAGCTATCTGGCACGACATTTCAACAAGCCATTTTTCGTGATTGCAAATTATTAGGTTTACAATTCCAACAGTGCAATACCTTTGGTTTGTCTTTTATGTTTGAAAATTGCAACATCGATCATGCTTCCTTTTACCAATTAAAAATAAAAAAAACAACATTTAAAGATTGTCAAATGCGAGAAGTAGATTTTTCTGAATCAGATCTCACTGGCTCTTCTTTTTATAATTGTGACTTAAATCAATCCATTTTTGATCAGACAAATCTAGAGCAAGTAGATTTTAGAAATGCAATTAATATCACCCTTTCGCCTAATAAAAATAGGTTAAGAAAAGCAAAATTTTCATTATTAACCCTACCTGGGTTGCTTATGGAATATGATATTAAAATCGAGTCTTAA
- a CDS encoding ABC transporter ATP-binding protein, whose product MEVSKPIIKISNLHKSYGTKEILKGINLDIYPGQVIGYIGPNGAGKSTTVKILTGLINDFEGEVIINDIDIKEDPLAVKALIGYVPENAELYDVLTPMEYLDFVGKLYGMDHTIIQQKAQQLLIAFGLEASMNNRMDTFSKGMRQKVLLISGIIHNPKIIVLDEPLSGLDANAVIVVKELISLLAKEGKTIFYCSHMMDVVEKVSDRIMLISEGNIIADGTFEQLKTNQADSLEQIFSKLTGKEDSSVDASHIISAIR is encoded by the coding sequence ATGGAAGTGAGCAAACCAATTATCAAAATTTCAAATCTGCACAAATCTTACGGGACAAAAGAAATATTAAAAGGGATAAATCTTGATATCTACCCCGGTCAAGTAATTGGTTATATCGGCCCCAATGGTGCAGGAAAGTCTACAACAGTAAAAATTCTAACTGGATTAATCAATGATTTTGAAGGTGAAGTAATCATAAATGATATTGATATCAAGGAAGATCCTCTGGCGGTAAAAGCGCTTATAGGCTACGTTCCAGAAAACGCAGAACTCTATGATGTCCTAACACCTATGGAATATCTAGACTTCGTCGGTAAGTTATATGGTATGGACCATACTATCATCCAACAAAAGGCCCAACAATTGTTAATCGCATTTGGTCTTGAAGCAAGTATGAATAACAGGATGGATACGTTCTCAAAAGGAATGCGCCAAAAAGTACTATTGATATCTGGTATTATCCACAATCCAAAAATCATTGTGCTCGACGAGCCTTTATCTGGATTAGATGCCAATGCAGTAATTGTTGTCAAAGAATTAATCTCCCTATTAGCCAAAGAAGGCAAAACAATTTTTTATTGCTCACACATGATGGATGTTGTCGAAAAAGTGTCTGACCGCATTATGCTCATTTCTGAAGGCAATATCATAGCCGACGGTACATTTGAACAATTAAAAACAAATCAAGCCGATTCTCTAGAACAGATTTTTTCCAAACTTACAGGGAAAGAAGATAGCAGTGTAGATGCATCACATATTATTTCAGCCATTCGTTAA
- a CDS encoding SRPBCC domain-containing protein has product MSTITVSADIHAPLEFVWKLFTLPEHIVIWNAASEDWETTSATNDLRVGGKFSFHMAAKDKSFSFILGGQYDEVKPLQHIAYSLEDNRKVSTTFFENNHVVTIVQSFDSETTHSEEQQHAGWQAILNNLKKYVEEQVVK; this is encoded by the coding sequence ATGTCAACAATAACTGTCAGTGCCGATATACATGCTCCTTTAGAATTCGTCTGGAAGCTATTTACTCTTCCAGAACATATTGTCATTTGGAATGCCGCCAGTGAAGATTGGGAAACAACATCAGCAACCAACGACCTTCGTGTGGGTGGTAAATTCAGCTTTCACATGGCTGCTAAAGATAAAAGCTTTAGCTTCATTCTAGGAGGACAATATGATGAAGTAAAACCTTTACAACATATCGCCTATAGCTTAGAAGATAATCGAAAAGTAAGTACAACATTCTTTGAGAACAATCATGTCGTAACCATCGTTCAGAGCTTTGATAGCGAAACCACACACTCCGAAGAACAGCAGCATGCCGGTTGGCAGGCTATCCTTAATAATTTAAAAAAATATGTAGAAGAACAAGTAGTAAAATAA